A single genomic interval of Labrus bergylta chromosome 18, fLabBer1.1, whole genome shotgun sequence harbors:
- the tmem229b gene encoding transmembrane protein 229b — MVTSDTPEAPVPLTVLSRWYLYAIHGYFCEVMFTAAWEFVVNCNWKFPGVTSVWALFIYGTCILIVEQMYLKLRGHCPVLLRCIIYTLWTYLWEFGTGLLLRQFNACPWDYSEFRYNFKGLITAEYAVPWFCASFIVERFVISKTLRLRFHEGPEDGWSKKPSDAGGGGGGAVGPVGGGRRRERSREMGSDANGYLKVE; from the coding sequence ATGGTGACCTCGGATACCCCAGAGGCTCCAGTACCGCTGACGGTACTGTCCCGCTGGTACCTCTACGCCATCCACGGCTACTTCTGCGAGGTCATGTTCACAGCCGCCTGGGAATTCGTGGTCAACTGCAACTGGAAGTTCCCCGGGGTGACCAGCGTGTGGGCGCTCTTCATCTACGGCACCTGCATCCTCATAGTGGAGCAGATGTACCTGAAGCTGCGCGGCCACTGCCCCGTGCTGCTGCGCTGCATCATCTACACTTTATGGACGTACCTGTGGGAGTTTGGCACGGGGCTGCTGCTGCGCCAGTTCAACGCCTGCCCCTGGGACTACTCCGAGTTCCGCTACAACTTCAAGGGACTGATCACGGCCGAGTACGCCGTGCCCTGGTTTTGCGCCTCCTTTATCGTGGAGCGCTTTGTTATTAGCAAAACGCTGCGACTGCGCTTCCACGAGGGGCCCGAGGACGGCTGGTCAAAGAAGCCCTCGGATGctgggggtggaggaggaggggcggtGGGACCTGTCGGgggtgggaggaggagagagaggagcagagagatggGAAGTGATGCTAACGGCTACTTAAAAGtagaatga